Within Paenibacillus albicereus, the genomic segment CGAACGGAGCTCCCGCCGGCGGCGGCACGCCCGCAGACCGGTTCCATCCTGCGGGCGTACTGGCGGCAGCCTATCCGGATTTCCAGGAAAGGCGCGGCCAGCCGATCCAGTTCGCACTCGCCGTGCTGCTGCTCGTTCTTGGCTGGGCTCTGCTGCGCTTCGAGCGGGTGGGAGCAGCCTTCTACTGGCTCTCCCTCGACTGGTTTCGCCGGAGCGATCCCGAGCCTGAGGAAGGCGAAATAGGGGCTTACAAGCTATCCGGCATCGCCTTGCTGGTCGGAGGCGCCCTGCTGGGATTGTCCTCGCTCTAGTCCGGGCCAACATACGCATGCCAAAAACCCCCTCCCTTCGGAAGCGATCCGAAGGGAGGGGGTTTTCGCGCGAGCTGCTTTTTATGCGTTCTTTGAGCGTGCCGGAAGCAAACGGATGCCAGAGACTTGCCGAAGAAGGCTGTCCAGCCGCTCGCCGATGCCGGCGGCCGCTTGCCGGCCTACGGCGCTCGCAGCGCCTGCTCCTTGCCTCCGATCGTCTGCTCGTAGCGGGCGATCTTGTCGTCGAGGCGCCGGAGCGTGCTCGTCATGTCGTCGATCTTGTCCGCCAGTCGGGCGCGCTGCTCGACGAGCAGCGCCTTGCGCGCATCCAGCGTGCCGTCTCCCTGCTGGAACAGCGCCAGATACTCGATCAGCATCTCCACCGGCAGGCCGGCTTTCTGCCGCATGCACTTGACGAAGTCGATCCATTTCAAGTCTTCTTCCCCATAATCGCGAATCCCGCTGGCGTTCCGGCCCACCGGAGGAATGAGTCCGATGCGTTCGTAATAGCGGAGCGTATCCTGCGACAGCCCGAACCGCTCGCTGACTTCCGATATGGTCATCGGCATCACTGCGGACCGACGACCGGATGCGGGACGTACGGCTCTTCAAGCGCCGCAGCCTCTTGCGGCGTCAGCTGGACCGACAGCGCGGCCATGGCCGCTTCGAGATGGGCGGCCTTCGTCGCGCCGACGATCGGAGCGGATACCGGCGACTGCTGCAGCAGCCAGGCGAGAGCGACCTGGGCGCGAGGAACACCCCGCTGCTCGGCGATGGCCGCGAGCCGCTCGACGATGAGCCGATCGGCATCGGCCATGCGGTCGTATTTCGACTTCTGCACCTGGTCCGTCTCCGAGCGGTGCGTCGTCTCGCTCCAGTCGCGCGTCAGCCGTCCTCCCGCGAGCGGGCTGTAGGGGATGACGCCGATGCCCTCCTCCCGGCAGAGCGGGAGCATCTCGCGCTCTTCCTCGCGATAGATGAGGTTGTAATGGTTCTGCATCGTGACGAACTTCGTCCATCCGC encodes:
- a CDS encoding MerR family transcriptional regulator; the encoded protein is MTISEVSERFGLSQDTLRYYERIGLIPPVGRNASGIRDYGEEDLKWIDFVKCMRQKAGLPVEMLIEYLALFQQGDGTLDARKALLVEQRARLADKIDDMTSTLRRLDDKIARYEQTIGGKEQALRAP